The following are encoded in a window of Mustela nigripes isolate SB6536 chromosome 1, MUSNIG.SB6536, whole genome shotgun sequence genomic DNA:
- the MAD2L1 gene encoding mitotic spindle assembly checkpoint protein MAD2A, translating to MALQLSREQGITLRGSAEIVAEFFSFGINSILYQRGIYPSETFTRVQKYGLTLLVTTDPELIKYLNNVVEQLKDWLYKCSVQKLVVVISNIESGEVLERWQFDIECDKTAKDDSAPREKSQKAIQDEIRSVIRQITATVTFLPLLEVSCSFDLLIYTDKDLVVPEKWEESGPQFITNSEEVRLRSFTTTIHKVNSMVAYKIPVND from the exons ATGGCGCTGCAGCTTTCCCGGGAGCAAGGCATCACCCTGCGCGGGAGCGCCGAAATCGTAGCTGAGTTCTTCT CATTTGGCATCAACAGCATTTTGTATCAGCGTGGCATATATCCATCTGAAACCTTTACTAGAGTGCAGAAATATGGACTCACCTTGCTTGTAACAACTGATCCTGAGCTCATAAAATACCTAAATAATGTGGTGGAACAACTGAAAG ATTGGTTATACAAGTGTTCAGTTCAGAAACTGGTGGTAGTCATCTCAAATATTGAAAGTGGTGAGGTCCTTGAAAGGTGGCAATTTGATATTGAGTGTGACAAGACTGCGAAAGATGACAG TGCACCCAGAGAAAAGTCTCAGAAAGCTATACAAGATGAAATCCGTTCAGTGATCAGACAGATCACAGCTACGGTGACATTTCTGCCACTGCTGGAAGTTTCTT GTTCATTTGATCTACTGATTTATACAGACAAAGATTTGGTTGTTCCTGAAAAATGGGAAGAGTCGGGACCACAGTTTATTACCAATTCTGAGGAAGTCCGTCTTCGTTCATTCACTACTACAATCCACAAAGTAAATAGTATGGTGGCCTACAAAATTCCTGTCAATGACTGA